The genomic interval AAATTATTTTCCAACGTACAACATTCTTCATTCCACACTCACAATCCACTTAAAAACCAATAAAGTACTTGTCCAATttctttcaaaatgaaaaaagtCCAATAAGCCAAAGTAcaaaattcaataaataaaattgataaaaaaatgTTAATTCTAATACTTTGTAAAAGTCCGAGTTAAACATTGAATGAAATAATTATGTGTAATCATTTATTGACTTAGTACCAAGCCTTTGGGCATTGCACTTGTGATAACATGAACTCTAATCcagatctaattttttttaatatagtttttttttttttttatatttatacccAAAGCTAGTTTTCAAAGTTACTTGAATACATCACCAATGGCATACTTACGTGAAGATGAATCTATCTACTAAATTAATctatttttccaaaatttatCTCATTCATGACTTATCAATCTATTAAATGAgtagatctcatgtgagaccgtctcacggatcttaatccgtgagacgggtcaaccttacccatattcacaatagaatgtaatattcttagcataaaaagtaatactttttcatggatgacccaaataagagatccgtctcacaaataggacccgtgagaccgtctcacataagtttttgccctatTAAATAGAGCACATTTCAGAGAAGTATACCTACCTACTTTTAGATCCATAGACAAATAAATGTTTGACTTTTTAAAAAcctatttaatttcaaataaaacatccaTTTTGCTGTCCCATCCCTTATGTTTATATGTTTACAAAAATCACAAATAGTAGACGTCCAATTAGATATTTTGACTCgattcatatttataataaaaaataataatggatcTCATTAAATTTTTtcgtgagactatctcacaaGAGATACGAGAAATTTTGTGAATCTTAAAATGAAAAATAGCAAgacaatgttttccattatATTAATTTTCTCCCATCCATTTTTTCTCATTCACATTAAAGAATCTCTAGCACATGAATTGGAGTTTTCTAGTACAAGTTTGTGTCCAATCATTAATACTTTTTTTAATCCAAAATCTTCTCCTCCATGTAGGAAACATAGGAACCGTGCAATTTTCAATGCTAAATAGTTACATTACCAATCATTATTGCCCAGCGATGTGAATCGTGGCACCGACAATTATgggatatatatatttaaaaatatgagaaatatttttatttgtagtGTTATTTCAAAATAATGCACGTGTTACCTCTATCATGAAATATGCACTTTTATAttgcaattaaaattaaaaagattgaAACTATGTTTAATTTGAGACTGTGTAATTGTGAGACTGATGTATCAAATCCAATCGTAGTTATCATGAATAGTGatatttttgataaaaaaaaaaatattttttatgatttttgccTAAAATTGAAGACACCCAAACAtaatttgaataatttattcTAAGAGAAATGGATAAACTGATGTGTCGCTAGTGATTTGTTTAACATATAAATTGAAGCTGAAAAACTTCTTTGGGACTCGCGGATTTTGAAACAACTCTAACAAGATTTTTTTgaactttattttaaaattagtagGTACGACGTGATACCATGCCATAACTACTATAGTAATTAAACATATACCAATATATATCATTTAATTCGATTTGAACtaaatattttcaatttattatttcattCGACTTTGAAAAAAGAttaggtatcttgtgagactgtctcacgaatctttataagtgagacgagtcaatcatatcaatattcacaataaaaagatgatttgtgagaccgtctcatacaaattttaGTCTTGAAAACTACAAGAgagaattattttttatttgttttttccaCGATTGTTCTCATCTTATTTTCAAAGATCCTGCCTAATTATCCACATATACTTTGAATATAATATGAAAAGGCATTATTTGTCAGTTATTGAGCCCACCAAAGTGTCATTTAAAAACGTGCATTAAGTCAATGATTGATATTTTGATGTCCGAACAAGCAATCTCCACcacaatatttaatattttcgaaacCTAAATCTATTAACATATTCAAGCCGTATAATATTAGTTGACAAGCCATTGTCAACTATTGTGtgtttcttttatttttgtgtGTGTACGTACATAATTGAATATAACTAGCATTTCTTctattgaaatttaaaatatcataaaattataaaaattcaaaaataccACAGAATTTAACATGATGTTTACATGGTCTCGAAATTTATTTGATTATATCATCAGGCTAAGAGGCTCGTGGCATTGAGATTTAAATTCTAACCACATGTGACGTCATTTGCAGTAAAATTTAATGGacttatataaaaatatgaccTTTATTTAATTGTTGTCCCAACTTTTATGTCGAAGTTAGATATACAAAATAGAGTACATAGGTTTTTTGTAAGACGGTTCTGCATATCTTTGAACGTGAGACAAAGCAACCATTTTTATGTTTACAACATAAAGTAATACATTtggtataaaaataatattttttcatgagtgatccaaataaaatatctgtgtcacaaaatctcTGCTAAATCCCCCCACATTATCGTCTGATTATAtatactttttaaaaatatataattatttgaaaatatatatttcgtAATTCAAATAAGATTTGTTCCATACGTTTTATGCGATTTTAACGTTCAACAAAAGTTATCGgctgagatttttttttttaaaaaaaatacatttagtGCTACCAATTGCAATGGATCTTGGTCCATCGAGACCCCACTCCAATATTAATAAATGGGCAAATTGCATGAATTCTTCTTCCAGAACTCTCTCTCTATATCAAATAGCTTAGCTGTGTTGTGTCACTTTCTATTCCATTCTACCAACCATTTTCCTAATATCTCCAAATATCAAGAGAAAAGAGACAATAAAGAAATGAAGATTCGATGCGATGAATGTGGGAAGGAAGCATATGCTTTCTGCACTGCGGATGAGGCAGCCCTTTGCCAAAACTGCGATGATCGAATCCATAACGCCAACAAAATCGCCCGCAAACATCCCCGTTTCTCCCTTCAACACCCTCTATGCAAAGAATCCCCGAGCTGCGACGTTTGCCAGGTGACAAAACATACCATCATCTCACCACAAAAAtgtgatattttaaatttattctaCGAATTTTCGAAATAATCATATGTTATACGCTCCATTTATAATTACATAGGAAAGGAAGGCGTTACTGTTTTGCCAAGAAGACAGGGCTTTACTTTGCAAAGAGTGTGATGTTCCAGTACACAGAGCCAATGAACACACCAAGAAGCACAACAGGTTTCTTCTCACGGGAGTCAAGATTTCACCTGCCGCCGATTCCGAACATCAAGCTACCACATCCCCCGTCAAACTTAGATCAGAATCAGATACCAAGAATTCAGCAACCATGGACACAAGTTTCCAATCGAATTCGGTTTCAAATAATTCAGAACAAACGTCAAATTTTTACGGGTATGATAACGAATCGAGCCAGCTCGTTGGCCAGCAGGGTTCAGCTTCAACCAGCAGCATATCAGAGTATTTCATGGAGGGTTTACCTGGTTGGCATGTTGAGGATTTGCTTGATCCTTCACCATTTCGGTTTCTGTAAAGTTCACTAAATGTTACATTACATTACATCACAATCTTACTACAATATTGCTGATATATATATGCTAGCATACGATTCACATGGTTGTTAGAAATAATAAAGAATTTCACGCAGAAGTAACAAAACAAAGAGTATTTACAGATGAAGAATTTTAGAAGATATTTTTGGAGCTTTTCCTACGAAAGGCGTGGTACCGTAACATCAAATTGCAGGAAAAAGACTCAGAAAATCCATTggtatttaaatgtattaatTCAGCTCTCTCTCTCTTTTGACAGCAAATGATGAAAAGGCCACAATTGAAATTTTTCTCAAGAATCCCCTTTCATTTTTTCCCTTTCCTATGTGTTCAAATGGGTTAAATCAGTGGATCGGTGTGATATTCTAGTGATCCTGATATGTTCGAGGAAACAGGAGTCATTCCATATATAGTATAGATGAATAGTACTGTAGGATAAAGACGGGACCTATTTCTATTGTTAACGTTATAAAAAAAAGTCTTATTCCTATACTTGTGAAGTTGATTGCTTCAATGTCACCAGCTAAAAAGAGCAGGGTCTTGATCAGTCTCTTGAATCTGAATATGTAAAAAGCACAGGTGTAAGAATTCAATTAAGACACATGGGAAAGATATGCTACTTAGATAGTAAATTAATATTCGTTTCCATCATTTTATATACTTATATTTATagtaaaagtaatatttttgacattaaaaataatattttttaatgaatgaCTCAATTAAAAGATCTGTCAAATAAAAGTGACGTATAAAATGTCCCGCAAATTTTTTTGCAATCACCGGTGTTAGAACCTTGTGACATTATTGTCACGAGAAAAGAAAAAACTTTATTCATTTATGTACCATTCAAAAAACATAAACCTTTTTTTTATGGAACTATCACCTAATTCaaactttttaataaaaattctccttatttataataataattacaaacaattttttaaaaatataatatataatgttaaaataatattaattataaacaaattgaaatgtatattataaaaaatacgTAATATATTTTATCCAACAATGGAAGCTCCTAAGAGCTCTCATGGGGAGTTCCCAGCTGTGGGGATAAAATATATTAcgtattttttataatatacatttcaatttgtttataattaatattattttaacattttatattatattttttaatatggtctagttgcaaaaacaaataaatattaaaattttgagattttttataaatatgagaattaatgtATCAGagttaaatttatcatatttatgtattattttatctatttattggtttgagataattacaattacactaaagataaaaaaacGTTTTTTCACGATTAAACATGTGCTAATCTCgtttaaatttgaaaaacttAGAGCTCTACATCTGCATTTCGAGATGCTTCACGCTTTTTAGAACTTTGAGATGAAGTCATTAGTTCGATTCTTTTACCAAAACTTTATTAGACAAGCCAATCATATAAAATCTGTTAATATAATTTACTTGATTAAAATGATTTACATACTGATGGCTGAATgtgaaaaaaaatacattttttatgATAGTCAATCTCCCACATAAATACATAAAAAGTTCTTCCCGCATCCGAAAACTCAAACGTACGGAAATTTCCAAAGTTTACAACaccaatcatataatcaatcaatttaattacCAAGCTGAACATTTCCGACAAGTGGAAAATATATAGGCCATCATTATAGAAAAATTACGACTAATTTGTACATTAATTGTGTAACTAGCAATTTGGGTACAACCTATAAATTACGAAATATTGATTAAATCTTACCAATAATCTCCACACGAGCAATTTCCATTCTTGAAATGGTGAACCCCGCTTGCGTCCCGGACTACGATTTCTCGATTTTTGACGATAGATATGTACTTTATAACAACATGCCAGTCATCACATACCCGTAAATTCTTCATTATCCTAATGGCAATGCCATCTGGTGTGCTCATTAGTGCGTAAGCTAGAGCTATTTTTTCACTGTGGTGCCTCAAATTGTATTCTTTTTCCTCCACATCCATATCGTGAAGAACGACGTCTGTGTCAGGTACATATCCGAGTAGTTTGAGTTCACCTGTTAGTTCTTTCAAGTACAACTATCACCTGTTGTGAAACGATGCACCCGATTCTTCATTTCGAACAAGCTTATCCCGGGTTCTTTCTTGACCATTCTCTCTCTCATGGTTTTCCAAACCTCTGACACATCCAGCCATCTTTTAGCAAAGGCTTGGGTATTTGCAAGGAGCACATAGGACGCGGAATCTTGAGgatcaattttcaaaatttctttgCATATTATTTCTGCCATGTCTGGGTTTTTATGAATTTTGCAAGCTGATAGCAAGGTTTTCCAGATGACAACATCAGGCTTTACAGGCATGGATCGAATAAAAGCTTCTCCTTCCGCCAAACGGCCAGCTCTCCCTAGGAGATCAACTATACAGGTATGATGTTTAACTTGAGGCTGCAGCCCATACTTCTTCACCATCAAATCGAAAAATTCAAGTCCTTTATCTGTTAATCCACAATGACTACAGGAATAGAGTAAACTCAAGAATGTGACATCATTTGCTTGCAGTCCTTCAAGTTCCATCCTGTTGAATAACTCAATAGCCTCTTGTCCTCTTCCATGAAAACCATAAGCGGCAATCATTGAGCTCCACAAAACTAGATCTTCTTGAACTCCTTCCTTCTCCCCAAAAACGGTAACAGCATCATCCAAACAGCCACATCGCGAATACATACTAATGAGGGAACTAATAACCCCAGCAACCGACATCGCCCCGGCTTTTACAACCTCAGCGTGAATCTTCTGGCCCTGACCAAGAGTGACCATCTCAGAACACGAGCTAATCACGCTTACAAAGGTGATCTTATCTGGTCGAAATCCTGCCATTTTCATTATGGTGTATTGATCTAGTGCACCCACAGGACACCCATTCTGCACCATCCCAGCAATAAGTATATTACAAGCAACAACATTATGAATCGGCATTAACTGAATCACATTCCCGCCTTCTCTCAAACTACCACACCTCATATACATATTTGCTAATGAACTGCCaacaatcaaatcaaactcCAGCCCTGATCTAATCGCATAACCATGAGCTTGTTTTCCTCTATTCAAATCCTTCAGTCCAGCACATCCCCTCGAAATGCTCCCAAGTGTGTACGCATCAGGTAGAAACCCACAAGCGTGCATTTTCAAGAACAATCTCAACCCCTCCTCATTGTCCTCAAACTTGATCAAGCCTGTAATAATCGCATTCCATGTGGCTGAATTCCTCTCACCCATTTTGTTAAAAACCTCAATTGCAGCACCCAATTCGCCATTTAGTATGTGTCCTCCAAGCAAGATGTTATAGGACATGATATTTCTTTGGGGCATTGTGTCGAACATATCGACAGCGGTTTTTTGCATGCCAAGTTTGGTATAAGCATTCATCAGGTGGTTGGACCAGAACTTGAATCTCGAGCGCCCTCCAGTAATCATGATGGAATGGAGCTGTCGTGTTACGAAAAGCGAGCGGTATTGGACGCATGCTTTGAGGAGGCGGGACAAGAGAGATGAGTCCGACCAGAGAAGATCGAAGACAGAGGTCATTGCTAGTCTGAAGTGACCTATGTAGCATATTTCAGCTACCCTGTTCCAAGAGTGGAGGATGACACACGATCAACActttaacattacttaaaatTCAGAGAAGTAGCAGATATGTTGGACATGAAAAACGAAAATATTTCAGGACTTCTCATAgtacataaaatatcattagcCCACTCTTTCTGGTTAAAACAAAGATTGAGCAGCCTATTAGGCTACTTAATTCTGAATCAAGAAATCCTACGTACCAAACAATACCTAAAGCTTTTGTATTAAAGCACTCTACATCAAACATAGTTGTCAAGGCGCTAGGCGATGATCCACTGCCTAGCGCCCGAACGCCTAGGCGACAAAAGGAGATCGCCTAGCCACGAGGCGATATTATAGAGGATGATAAGCCATACTaagctatttttttaaaataaatgcaaAACAGATAAGGCAAAAGAGAAGAAGCCTGCGGCAGAGAAGAAATCTTCAATCGATAAGGGAGAGTGGTGTGCGCAGATAAGGCAGAAGCTTCAATCGGCAGGGGAGGAGAATACGTATCGACAAATGGACATGCAAAACTAGGcttttgtttaaaaataaattacttaTGGGCTGAAATTAGTTATGGGCTTATTTAGTTGGGTTTTGGGTCATTAAAAAATAAAGGAGAAGCCTGCGGCAAAGAGGCGGAACGCGCTGTACAGAGGCGGAACGCCTGGAACGCCCATCGCCTGGAGAAAAGCGGCTTCAAGGCGATAAAGGCGCTCGCCCAGCCATACACGTCGCCTGGTTGTCCATAAGGCGCTGCAGCTCCGCCTAGGCGCGCCTTTGACAACTATGACATCAAAACACTTTCTATGTCTAATTCCCATTGCAATGCATGCAAGCAGAACACCAGAATGTGTCAAAAATTCAGGTAACACTATTGTACAGGCATTTCACGCATAAAAAATTCAGTCCACATTTTTGGACACATACAATAGAGAGTTGCTGCATAGCATGCTTTCGTCACACAATCCCTCCACACCGGAAGTCACAATTCATGAGCAGTCTATCAACCCTGGTGATTTTCTTTATATATTGTTCAGTCATTCACAAGAATCCGACCCAAATAGCGTAGAAAAATTCATTTCCTCATGAATGCTGTTATATCTGAGGCAACTCCCTCAACCTCCCAAAAACGCACCAACTCCAAAACTCCACTTTCATCCTGAAGTTGGGTCTGACAGCTTTGCATTATATACAGTCCATTGGGCTGTCGCGGTAGGAAAAATAATGCAGCTCCAAATCTGATACTTCCACGCCGGCCACCATCAAATTTCTTTGCTCTTGTCCTGGCCCTGTCTTTGGCCTCAGTCTCACTCTGCATTTCACTTCAGTATGAAATTTGAAACATTATATATTGGGAAGTAAAGGTCTTGTCGGTCTGCTGGCTCCATCCGTGTCACAAAAATCAAGAGAAGAAAGAAACTTTGAAAGTCCTACAAAAAATGTAAAATGAGTACATAAAAGAGTTACCTTTGGAGATTGTTTTGACATAGGTTGCCTTTTCAAATAAACCCTTTGAACCTGTTTCTTCACCTATTCCGTCGTTATCTTAGCAACAGTTGGCCCACAAAGAATCACGGTTCTATCGATCTGCCCAAGGATTACTGAATCGGTTGTTGCCTCCAATTGCTTCAGCACATCATCCAACTCTCCCGGACAGGTACCATGTATTTTGATCTGAGATAATGTTGAACAATCAATGCAAATTATGTTATTATCATCCCTCCTAATACCAAATATATGCGAGCACACTAAATTTTGATTCAACTACCAGTATTAACTAGAAGAAATTAATCAAAAATCCCATAATAACAaacaaattattatataaaaaacatCTAACAAAGTGAAAACGGAACCAGTAGTTTAATCCATGGCGGGGTAGATGGGCAGCCTAAATTGTacacatgattttatttttctgTCATTCCACGAGCTGGAACAGATTGAAGAAATCTTCGAGTCAAAACACATTAAATTGCACATATTTTCCATTGCAGAAAGACAAACGAGGCTGGCATTTTTCAGAACCACATTCTATTTTGGCTAATCGTGCAGTGTCTCAAATCAATTTCACGACATTATATTGCAAGGGATCATGTAAGCTGAAAATGATGCCTTACCACCTGTTACCTTAAAGAATCCTAAACCacgttttttacaaaaaaattacaattaCTTTGAGAAGTTCATTGGCTTCCAGGGTTTCAATTGGCTCCGTTGTGACGCCGGATTTGCCAACTTGCTGTGACTTGAGCTTTTTGCCCTAACTGTCAGCTTACGAAGCCAACTCTTTCTTCTCCTTCACGCTCAGATTTGGAGGCTGCTTCGCTTATATTTCCCCAATTTTTCGATCTCTAAACCTTCAGAAGCATCTACCTTGGAATTAATCTGGACTTTTGAATCGGTTGAATCATTTGATAAAACGGGTTTTTATTTTCTAAACTCAAATTTGACTTCActtcaaaatatatatacaagtatgtttgcatatttatatttatatatgatatCCAAACATTTCGATTAATATAAACGAGAAATTGGTCTTCGGTCTCTAGCTatcgattttttttgtgttcagtctctagttacttttttagtaccacattttcacatgaagtgtaccatattttgtatgacatagtaccacaattttatgGGTAGAGAGTGAACCCaaataaatgttttgattgaggatttttcaccaacttccccTAATATAAAATTGTCCAAttttatattcaaaatattattattttgtatcaAATATGTTGATCCTCATGTATCATTTATTAgtatcatattttcaatatttttattgattttattcGAGAAAAAGAATGTGAGTTGagaaagtacaaaatatttggTGAATTAGAGAatgcaaacatatatatatttttcgacAGACTAAATGCAAATTAAATTTGGATTTTAGAGATTTAAAACAAATTTACGCATTTATTATCACAGTTTTTTATTTTGCACTTTTGATAAAATATTGTGTTAATAACACACTAATTTTGGTAAAATGTCTCCCACTCCTTTTCTTTTAGTTatgataatataattatatcatCAGTCTTCAATAGGGGTGATCACGATGCGGTTTtgcggtttttttttaaaaaaattcaaaccaaATTGTCATATGCGGTCGGttagtattttgaaaaattaatcgcGGTTTTATGTAAAAAATCAGTCTTGCGGTTTTGAGCGGTTTCATACGGTTGCGGTCGGTTTTAcggtttttttaatgaaaaatattagaacatatattataatttatttgaaaacaacaacaatatattgttttcaaatataaaatatagttcaAAATATATAAAGATCAAAATAgattaaacaataatcaagattcaaaactaagttaataatttaacaacacaacatattcacaacaaaaatgacatttacattattttatcaatttttttaccTTCAGACTACGAACAAAATATTgtagcaaaaaaaataaatactttaataaaTGACTAATATGAAGtataattaagaaaaagataaattttatttgtaagaataataattttaaagagagttaggatataatgaatgatgacttcttttatttgaatatgttgtttacaaattattataattctagGCCAATATTATGAAAAGTGATTTAGGCGGTGCGGTTTGGTGCGGTTCTTGGCAaaaaaaataaccgaaccgCGTTTTCGGGTACGAtttatgattaatatttttaatcgcaatttttttaaaatattataaaaagcgGTACAATGTAATTCGATTCGGacgattaataaaaaaatttgatcaccCCTAATCTTCAAAAGAAAAGGTTAAAAAATAACAAGACTACACTGAGCTTCGCAATGGCGACACTATTTGCTTCCTCCCCACACCTGATACTACGTCGTTTCGTCGTCCCCTTCCTCCCTACATGTCCATATCGTCAACCCAAGCAATCTCTTCCACTCAGAACGAAACCATATCTTTCCTTCTCGAGGACTCTAAGCTTCCTTCCTAATCCACGCGCCATTTCGCAGCGGATAGAAGATGATGTTTCTGTGCTAGATATCGAGGAAACCCATTCTGAAATCGAGAAAAGTTCCGGTGCAGATGCCTCTGAAGGTTTAGAGAGGATTTTGAGTTCGAAAATTGAGCCTCCGAGTCTCAGCGTGAAGGAGAAGAAAGAGTTGGCTTCGTATGCTCACAGTTTGGGCAAAAAGCTCAAGTCGCAGCAAGTTGGCAAATCTGGCGTCACTGACACTGTTGTGACGGCGTTGATTGAAACCCTTGAAGCCAATGAACTTCTCAAGGTAATTGTACTGTTCTGTAAAAACTGTGGTTTAGGATTCTTTAAGGTAGTGGATGGTAAAAATGCCAGATAAACAGACAAGGCATCATTTTCAACTTTCAT from Primulina eburnea isolate SZY01 chromosome 17, ASM2296580v1, whole genome shotgun sequence carries:
- the LOC140818565 gene encoding uncharacterized protein, translated to MATLFASSPHLILRRFVVPFLPTCPYRQPKQSLPLRTKPYLSFSRTLSFLPNPRAISQRIEDDVSVLDIEETHSEIEKSSGADASEGLERILSSKIEPPSLSVKEKKELASYAHSLGKKLKSQQVGKSGVTDTVVTALIETLEANELLKLKIHGTCPGELDDVLKQLELSTGSVIVGRIGRTVILYRPSIAKLKAEEKKKQFQRVYLKRQSMSKQSPKSERLRPKTGPGQEQRKFGGGRRGSSRF
- the LOC140818073 gene encoding LOW QUALITY PROTEIN: pentatricopeptide repeat-containing protein At2g41080-like (The sequence of the model RefSeq protein was modified relative to this genomic sequence to represent the inferred CDS: inserted 1 base in 1 codon); this translates as MLCSNSLLVAEICYIGHFRLAMTSVFDLLWSDSSLLSRLLKACVQYRSLFVTRQLHSIMITGGRSRFKFWSNHLMNAYTKLGMQKTAVDMFDTMPQRNIMSYNILLGGHILNGELGAAIEVFNKMGERNSATWNAIITGLIKFEDNEEGLRLFLKMHACGFLPDAYTLGSISRGCAGLKDLNRGKQAHGYAIRSGLEFDLIVGSSLANMYMRCGSLREGGNVIQLMPIHNVVACNILIAGMVQNGCPVGALDQYTIMKMAGFRPDKITFVSVISSCSEMVTLGQGQKIHAEVVKAGAMSVAGVISSLISMYSRCGCLDDAVTVFGEKEGVQEDLVLWSSMIAAYGFHGRGQEAIELFNRMELEGLQANDVTFLSLLYSCSHCGLTDKGLEFFDLMVKKYGLQPQVKHHTCIVDLLGRAGRLAEGEAFIRSMPVKPDVVIWKTLLSACKIHKNPDMAEIICKEILKIDPQDSASYVLLANTQAFAKRWLDVSEVWKTMRERMVKKEPGISLFEMKNRVHRFTTGDSXYLKELTGELKLLGYVPDTDVVLHDMDVEEKEYNLRHHSEKIALAYALMSTPDGIAIRIMKNLRVCDDWHVVIKYISIVKNREIVVRDASGVHHFKNGNCSCGDYW
- the LOC140818412 gene encoding B-box zinc finger protein 20-like, translated to MKIRCDECGKEAYAFCTADEAALCQNCDDRIHNANKIARKHPRFSLQHPLCKESPSCDVCQERKALLFCQEDRALLCKECDVPVHRANEHTKKHNRFLLTGVKISPAADSEHQATTSPVKLRSESDTKNSATMDTSFQSNSVSNNSEQTSNFYGYDNESSQLVGQQGSASTSSISEYFMEGLPGWHVEDLLDPSPFRFL